In the genome of Anabrus simplex isolate iqAnaSimp1 chromosome 6, ASM4041472v1, whole genome shotgun sequence, one region contains:
- the SCCRO3 gene encoding DCN1-like protein 3: MGNCFSCFKVPPPPNPSTNAPLEKDKEEIMEVRGMLQSSQDLRCSPLTVVESQINGNSKGAGVPSFVVGSDNCGSLHRDKTSRTFYPRIPPLGRASLGGGGESKGKEVSESKLNALFEQYRDSNEDSMLADGIERFCSDLGVSPDEFKVLVFAWQLNAEQMCRFSRSEFMNGCRAMRVDSIRNIQTRLPELVTEVSKDPEMFKDLYRFTFRFGLDAESGQRILPSDMAICLWRLVFTVREPPILPRWLFFLETHPHVRGIPRDTWNMFLNFAEAVGNDLSSYDDTEAWPSLFDDFVEFENDQMNQNISKDKDEIIKQDCE; encoded by the coding sequence AGATCATGGAAGTACGAGGAATGCTACAATCCTCCCAGGATCTCCGTTGTTCACCTCTGACCGTTGTGGAGTCCCAGATAAATGGAAATAGTAAAGGAGCTGGTGTTCCAAGTTTTGTCGTTGGCAGTGATAACTGTGGCAGCTTGCATCGTGATAAGACTTCCCGGACGTTCTACCCTCGTATTCCCCCATTAGGAAGAGCATCTCTTGGCGGTGGAGGAGAAAGCAAGGGAAAAGAAGTATCTGAATCTAAGCTGAATGCTCTGTTTGAACAATATCGTGACTCAAATGAAGATTCTATGTTAGCTGATGGAATAGAACGCTTTTGTTCTGATCTTGGAGTTTCGCCGGATGAGTTTAAAGTTTTGGTCTTTGCCTGGCAACTCAATGCTGAGCAAATGTGTCGGTTTAGTAGATCAGAGTTCATGAACGGTTGCCGAGCGATGCGTGTGGATTCCATTCGAAATATTCAGACTCGATTACCAGAATTGGTAACCGAAGTGTCCAAAGACCCTGAAATGTTTAAAGATTTGTATCGGTTTACTTTTCGATTTGGCCTCGATGCAGAGTCTGGTCAGCGAATTCTGCCGTCCGATATGGCCATATGTTTGTGGCGTTTGGTATTCACCGTTCGAGAACCTCCCATTCTTCCGCGATGGCTGTTTTTCCTTGAAACTCATCCCCACGTCAGAGGTATTCCTCGTGATACGTGGAATATGTTTCTTAATTTTGCAGAAGCAGTGGGTAACGATTTGAGTTCGTATGATGACACTGAAGCTTGGCCGAGCCTTTTTGATGATTTTGTGGAGTTTGAAAATGATCAAATGAACCAAAATATCTCTAAAGATAAAGATGAAATCATTAAACAAGACTGTGAGTGA